One genomic segment of Danio rerio strain Tuebingen ecotype United States chromosome 11, GRCz12tu, whole genome shotgun sequence includes these proteins:
- the opn1sw2 gene encoding opsin-1, short-wave-sensitive 2 isoform X1, translated as MKQQQQTPELFEDFHMPITLDVSNISAYSPFLVPQDHLGHSGVFMGMSAFMLFLFIAGTAINVLTIVCTIQYKKLRSHLNYILVNLAISNLWVSVFGSSVAFYAFYKKYFVFGPIGCKIEGFTSTIGGMVSLWSLAVVALERWLVICKPLGNFTFKTPHAIAGCILPWCMALAAGLPPLLGWSRYIPEGLQCSCGPDWYTTNNKFNNESYVMFLFCFCFAVPFSTIVFCYGQLLITLKLAAKAQADSASTQKAEREVTKMVVVMVFGFLICWGPYAIFAIWVVSNRGAPFDLRLATIPSCLCKASTVYNPVIYVLMNKQFRSCMMKMVFNKNIEEDEASSSSQVTQVSSVAPEK; from the exons ATGAAGCAACAACAGCAAACGCCAGAACTGTTCGAAGACTTCCACATGCCCATCACTTTAGACGTCAGCAACATCTCAGCTTACAGCCCTTTCCTGGTCCCACAGGACCACCTGGGACACAGTGGCGTATTCATGGGCATGTCCGCTTTTATGCTCTTCCTTTTTATCGCAGGAACTGCCATCAACGTTCTTACCATAGTTTGCACAATTCAATACAAGAAACTCAGATCTCACCTGAACTATATTCTTGTGAACCTTGCCATTTCCAACTTGTGGGTGTCCGTTTTCGGTTCCTCGGTAGCGTTCTACGCCTTTTACAAAAAGTACTTTGTCTTTGGGCCGATAGGATGCAAAATCGAGGGCTTCACTTCAACAATTGGAG GAATGGTGAGTTTGTGGTCTCTTGCTGTGGTGGCGCTGGAAAGGTGGCTGGTCATTTGCAAACCCCTCGGGAACTTTACCTTCAAGACCCCTCATGCCATTGCCGGCTGCATACTTCCTTGGTGTATGGCATTGGCTGCTGGACTCCCTCCACTCTTAGGCTGGAGCCG GTATATACCTGAGGGCTTGCAGTGCTCTTGTGGACCTGACTGGTATACGACTAACAACAAATTCAACAATGAATCCTACGTCATGTTCCTCTTCTGCTTTTGCTTTGCGGTTCCTTTCAGCACCATTGTATTCTGTTATGGTCAGCTGCTCATCACTCTCAAATTA GCAGCCAAAGCTCAAGCTGATTCAGCCTCAACCCAGAAGGCTGAGAGGGAGGTGACAAAGATGGTGGTGGTAATGGTGTTCGGCTTCTTGATATGCTGGGGACCATATGCTATCTTTGCAATCTGGGTGGTTTCCAACCGCGGTGCACCTTTTGACCTGAGACTGGCAACCATTCCCTCCTGCCTTTGTAAAGCCTCTACAGTGTACAATCCCGTCATATATGTCTTAATGAACAAACAG ttcCGCTCCTGTATGATGAAGATGGTCTTCAACAAGAATATTGAGGAAGATGAGgcttcttcttcatctcaggTCACCCAGGTCTCCTCTGTTGCGCCAGAGAAATAA
- the opn1lw1 gene encoding red-sensitive opsin-1 yields MAEHWGDAIYAARRKGDETTREAMFTYTNSNNTKDPFEGPNYHIAPRWVYNVATVWMFFVVVASTFTNGLVLVATAKFKKLRHPLNWILVNLAIADLGETLFASTISVINQFFGYFILGHPMCIFEGYTVSVCGIAALWSLTVISWERWVVVCKPFGNVKFDAKWASAGIIFSWVWAAAWCAPPIFGWSRYWPHGLKTSCGPDVFSGSEDPGVQSYMVVLMITCCIIPLAIIILCYIAVYLAIHAVAQQQKDSESTQKAEKEVSRMVVVMIFAYCFCWGPYTFFACFAAANPGYAFHPLAAAMPAYFAKSATIYNPVIYVFMNRQFRVCIMQLFGKKVDDGSEVSTSKTEVSSVAPA; encoded by the exons ATGGCAGAGCATTGGGGAGATGCAATTTATGCAGCCCGGCGAAAGGGAGATGAAACCACAAGGGAAGCAATGTTCACATATACCAACAGTAATAACACCAAGG ATCCCTTTGAGGGTCCCAATTACCACATTGCCCCTCGATGGGTGTACAATGTTGCAACAGTCTGGATGTTCTTTGTGGTTGTCGCCTCAACCTTCACCAATGGCCTGGTACTGGTGGCCACGGCCAAATTCAAGAAGCTCCGTCACCCTCTCAACTGGATCCTGGTCAACCTTGCTATAGCTGATCTGGGAGAGACTCTGTTTGCCAGCACAATCAGTGTCATTAACCAATTTTTCGGCTACTTTATCCTAGGACATCCCATGTGTATTTTTGAAGGCTACACTGTGTCAGTATGTG GTATTGCTGCACTGTGGTCGTTGACTGTCATCTCTTGGGAAAGATGGGTGGTTGTCTGTAAACCATTTGGAAATGTCAAGTTTGATGCTAAATGGGCATCTGCTGGCATTATCTTCTCCTGGGTTTGGGCTGCTGCTTGGTGTGCACCTCCCATCTTTGGCTGGAGCAG ATACTGGCCTCATGGTCTGAAGACCTCCTGTGGCCCTGATGTCTTCAGTGGAAGCGAGGACCCTGGAGTTCAGTCCTACATGGTGGTGCTCATGATCACCTGCTGTATCATCCCTCTAGCTATTATCATTCTCTGCTACATTGCTGTGTACCTGGCCATCCATGCT GTCGCCCAGCAGCAGAAGGATTCTGAGTCCACACAGAAGGCCGAGAAGGAAGTGTCCAGAATGGTGGTTGTCATGATCTTCGCCTACTGTTTCTGCTGGGGTCCTTACACGTTCTTCGCCTGCTTTGCAGCTGCAAACCCAGGCTATGCCTTCCACCCACTGGCAGCAGCCATGCCTGCCTACTTTGCCAAGAGCGCCACCATCTACAACCCCGTCATTTATGTCTTCATGAACCGACAG TTCCGCGTATGCATCATGCAGCTCTTTGGAAAGAAGGTGGATGATGGCTCTGAGGTGTCCACATCCAAAACAGAAGTGTCTTCTGTGGCTCCTGCATAA
- the opn1lw2 gene encoding red-sensitive opsin-2 (The RefSeq protein has 3 substitutions compared to this genomic sequence) produces MAEWANGAFAARRRGDETTRDNAFSYTNSNNTRDPFEGPNYHIAPRWVYNVATVWMFFVVVASTFTNGLVLVATAKFKKLRHPLNWILVNLAIADLGETLFSSTISVINQVFGYFILGHPMCIFEGYTVSVCGIAGLWSLTVISWERWVVVCKPFGNVKFDGKWASAGIIFSWVWAAVWCAPPIFGWSRYWPHGLKTSCGPDVFGGNEDPGVQSYMLVLMITCCILPLAIIILCYIAVFLAIHAVAQQQKDSESTQKAEKEVSRMVVVMVLAFCLCWGPYTAFACFAAANPGYAFHPLAAAMPAYFAKSATIYNPIIYVFMNRQFRVCIMQLFGKKVDDGSEVSTSKTEVSSVAPA; encoded by the exons ATGGCAGAGTGGGCCAATGCGGCATTTGCCGCGAGACGGCGAGGGGACGAAACAACAAGGGACAACGCTTTCTCATATACCAACAGCAATAACACAAGGG ATCCCTTTGAGGGTCCCAATTACCACATTGCCCCTCGATGGGTGTACAATGTTGCAACAGTCTGGATGTTCTTTGTGGTTGTCGCCTCAACCTTCACCAATGGCCTGGTACTGGTGGCCACGGCCAAATTCAAGAAGCTCCGTCACCCTCTCAACTGGATCTTGGTCAACCTTGCTATAGCTGATCTGGGAGAGACTCTGTTTGCCAGCACAATCAGCGTCATCAATCAGGTTTTCGGCTACTTTATACTCGGACATCCCATGTGTATTTTTGAAGGCTACACTGTGTCAGTATGTG GTATTGCTGGACTGTGGTCGTTGACTGTCATCTCTTGGGAAAGATGGGTGGTTGTCTGTAAACCATTTGGAAATGTCAAGTTTGATGGTAAATGGGCATCTGCTGGCATTATCTTCTCCTGGGTTTGGGCTGCTGTTTGGTGTGCACCTCCCATCTTTGGCTGGAGCAG GTATTGGCCTCATGGTCTGAAGACCTCCTGTGGACCTGATGTGTTTGGAGGAAACGAGGACCCCGGAGTCCAGTCCTACATGCTGGTCCTAATGATCACCTGTTGCATCCTTCCTCTTGCTATCATCATTCTCTGCTACATTGCTGTGTTCCTGGCCATCCATGCT GTTGCCCAGCAGCAGAAGGATTCTGAGTCCACACAGAAGGCCGAGAAGGAAGTGTCCAGAATGGTGGTTGTCATGATCCTTGCTTTCTGCCTTTGTTGGGGTCCGTACACGGCCTTTGCCTGCTTTGCTGCTGCAAACCCAGGCTATGCCTTCCACCCACTGGCAGCAGCCATGCCTGCCTACTTTGCCAAGAGCGCCACCATCTACAACCCCATCATTTATGTCTTCATGAACCGACAG TTCCGCGTATGCATCATGCAGCTCTTTGGAAAGAAGGTGGATGATGGCTCTGAGGTGTCCACATCCAAAACAGAAGTGTCTTCTGTGGCTCCTGCATAA